In a genomic window of Zonotrichia albicollis isolate bZonAlb1 chromosome 7, bZonAlb1.hap1, whole genome shotgun sequence:
- the NOC3L gene encoding nucleolar complex protein 3 homolog, with the protein MKPRKNTKRVPSFRKLLRTSQIKLDNKLKNKQYKQKSAAKKYRKEQKKLREAVRDAISRKPFPLEECKKKQVAKKWEEKEEEDALPLDMMDEDDLKLMEDLAQKASFLTRDLSSNEPVHIKKRKHESVIEKYEKVPRRLQTEPEKELIHLLPIKDKSGIIPQAVEKPVLNVAHDEEEDTEEMEETEDFIEEPLPILTPEEMAAQRRQKLQERKMHIAALASAILSEPDSNIKKLKELRAMLMEQDPHVAVIVRKLVMVSLMEIFKDIAPSYKIRPLTEVEKATKVKKETQKLREFEEGLVSQYKFYLENLEQTIKDWKQRKLKKSNVISLKAYKGLAEVAVKCLCELLVALPHFNFHNNIIVLIVPLMNDPSKMISELCVEAVKKLFKQDKLGYASLGVVKVISGLVRGRNYDVRPEVLKVFLHLRIKEVELQKDSEDIAPKKKFMTYKEKRKNLSRMQRKWKKAEEKLERELLEAEASESKEKKLKLHTETLNIVFVTYFRILKKAQKSPLLPAVLEGLAKFAHLINVEFFDDLLIVLHSLIASGDLSYRESLHCILSAFHILSGQGDVLNIDPMKFYTHLYKTLFSLHAGGTNEDMGIVLQCLDVMFAKRRKQVSQQRALAFLKRLSILALHVLPNSSVGILATNRVFMQTFPRMDLLLDNESQGSGIYLPELDEPEHCNAQNTALWELHLLQRHYHPTVQKFASHLIAGAPTEGSGVLPLDLSQRSTTELFETYCMKGMTFNPPVASVAPRRKDTFSQRDSFVDEELNKQLQQHISETVAHKHLDFAKHLKESSLA; encoded by the exons ATGAAGCCG AGAAAAAACACAAAGCGAGTTCCAAGTTTTCGCAAGTTGCTGAGAACTAGTCAAATAAAACTTGACAATAAATTAAAGAATAAACAGTACAAGCAGAAGAGTGCTGCTAAGAAGTATCGTAAAGAACAAAAGAAGCTAAGGGAAGCTGTCAGAGATGCTATTTCTAgaaagccttttccactggaggAATGCAAGAAGAAACAAGTTG CtaaaaaatgggaagaaaaagaagaagaagatgcTCTTCCCCTGGACATGATGGATGAAGATGACTTAAAATTAATGGAGGATCTGGCCCAAAAAGCATCCTTTTTAACCAGAGATCTTTCCTCTAA TGAACCTGTTCACATCAAAAAACGAAAACATGAAAGTGTGATTGAGAAATATGAGAAGGTGCCAAGACGTTTGCAAACAGAGCCAGAAAAAGAACTCATCCATCTGCTCCCTATCAAAGACAAGAGTGGCATAATTCCTCAAGCTGTGGAAAAGCCAG TTCTCAATGTTGCACATGATGAAGAAGAGGACACAGAAGAAATGGAGGAAACAGAGG ACTTCATTGAGGAGCCCCTGCCTATTCTCACTCCTGAGGAAATGGCTGCCCAAAGGAGACAAAAGCTACAGGAGAGGAAGATGCACATAGCTGCCTTAGCATCTGCCATTCTCTCAGAGCCAGACAGCAAT ATTAAGAAGCTGAAGGAGCTGCGTGCCATGCTGATGGAGCAGGATCCTCACGTGGCTGTGATTGTGAGGAAGCTGGTCATGGTGTCTTTGATGGAGATATTCAAAGATATTGCACCTTCCTACAAAATTCGGCCTCTGACCGAAGTAGAAAAGGCTACCAAG GTTAAAAAAGAAACTCAGAAACTGAGAGAGTTTGAGGAAGGCCTTGTAAGCCAGTATAAATTTTACTTGGAAAATCTGGAACAAACAATTAAAG ATTGGAAGCAAAGGAAATTGAAGAAAAGCAATGTCATCTCATTAAAGGCATATAAAGGTCTAGCAGAGGTAGCAGTGAAGTGTCTCTGTGAGCTGCTTGTGGCCCTACCCCACTTCAACTTCCACAATAACATTATTGTTCTCATTGTTCCACTCATGAATGATCCATCAAAAATG ATTTCTGAACTGTGTGTTGAGGCAGTTAAGAAGCTCTTTAAACAGGACAAGTTGGGCTATGCTTCACTTGGTGTTGTTAAAGTAATTTCTGGCCTTGTGAGGGGTAGAAATTATGATGTCAGACCTGAG GTGTTAAAAGTGTTTCTTCACTTAAGAATTAAGGAAGTAGAATTACAAAAAGATTCTGAAGACATTGCACCAAAGAAAAAGTTCATGACttacaaagagaaaagaaaaaatctttcCAGAATGCAAAGAAAG TGGAAGAAAGCTGAAGAGAAACTGGAACGAGAACTCCTGGAAGCAGAAGCATCAGAAAgtaaagaaaagaaactgaagTTG cATACAGAGACCTTGAATATTGTATTTGTAACTTACTTCAGGATCTTAAAGAAAGCTCAGAAGTCTCCACTTTTGCCAGCTGTGCTAGAAGGTCTTGCAAA GTTTGCTCATCTCATAAATGTGGAATTTTTTGATGACCTATTGATTGTTCTTCATTCTCTTATTGCATCTGGG GATTTAAGCTATCGTGAGAGTCTTCATTGCATTCTCAGTGCTTTTCATATACTCTCTGGTCAAG GTGATGTTCTTAACATCGATCCAATGAAATTTTACACACATCTGTACAAGACACTGTTCAGCCTACATGCAG GTGGCACCAATGAGGACATGGGGATtgtgctgcagtgcctggaTGTCATGTTTGCCAAGAGGAGGAAGCAAGTCTCCCAGCAACGAGCTCTTGCTTTCCTAAAGCGACTTTCCATCCTTGCTCTTCATGTGCTTCCAAATTCCAGTGTTGGCATCTTGGCAACAAACAGGGTATTCATGCAA ACATTCCCAAGGATGGACCTCTTACTAGACAACGAATCTCAAGGCAGTGGAATTTATCTCCCAGAATTAGATGAACCAGAGCATTGCAATGCCCAGAACACAGCACTGTGGGAGCTGCATCTGCTGCAG aGACATTATCATCCAACAGTTCAGAAATTTGCATCTCACCTTATTGCTGGAGCTCCAACTGAAGGCTCAGGAGTTCTTCCACTTGATTTGAGCCAAAG GTCTACTACAGAGCTTTTTGAGACATATTGTATGAAAGGAATGACCTTTAATCCTCCTGTTGCATCAGTAGCACCCAGAAGAAAG GATACCTTCTCACAAAGGGATTCATTTGTAGATGAAGAACTAAACAAACAGCTTCAACAACACATCAGTGAGACTGTTGCTCACAAACACTTGGATTTTGCTAAGCACTTGAAGGAATCATCCTTGGCATAA